aatatttttgtaaatttgcCATTAGATAAAGGAGCCTATGGGATTTCAGTGGGGCTTGTTCTGGTTTTGGCATCAAGGTTATGCTCATGGCCTCATAAACCCAAATCATTCTTAAAAAGATTACAGAAAAGAAAGTAAGAGAATCTACTTACAAAATGCTATGAGGTTAGTGTTTGAGGATTCGCTTTTTTCTCAATAATTTCATTGTTACATTATACTTCTACATgattgtttgatttattttggagggggtactagagattgaacccaggggtgctttatcactgagctacattcccaagcccttttcattttttattttgaaatatggtctcactaagttgcttaggcatcttcctaagttgctaaggctggcctcgaaaTTGTGATCGTTCTACCTAAGCCTcgctagttgctgggattacaggaatgggcCACAATGCTATGCTCTAATGGTTGCATTTGTTACATAATTGTATCTGCACACAATATAAGTATAATTTGATCATTGTCATTCCTTACAGATCCAACAAAGGGAAACTCACTGAGCTGCAGGCTGAGCCAGTTCTTGGATTGTGGTACCTGCTCCACTGGAAAATACTCAATTTTATTTGGATAAAATATCCGCTGATCAGAATAGAGTACCTTTGATGAATCAGCAAACCTGGAAAAGATATGTCATTGAATTGGAGGCTCAAGACTGGGTTACTGCCTCAGAGATAAACAAAcatacttaaaagaagaaaggaaggaagaagtaaagaaggaaggacagaaaATAAGGAGGAAGAACACAAGGAGAAGATATAATTCCCAAACATTCTCAGGAATCTATAATTCATCTAAGGTTTTAGAATTTGTTGCCGAAAATATTGTACCATGAAGTCTGTTCACTCTGGTACCCAGACAAGAAGTTCCACCATTATGACATTCCACCCAACCATGGAAGAATTCTCAGATTTCAACAATTATATAGCCTACATGGAATCCCAAGGGGCACACAGAGCTGGCCTGGCCAAGGTAATTCCACCCAAGGAATGGAGAGCCAGGCAGTCCTATGATGATGTCAGTGACATGTTAATACCCACTCCCCTGCAGCAGGTGGTCTTTGGGAAGGCAGGTATGTTCACTCAAtaccacaaaaagaagaaagccaTGACTGTGGGAGAGTATCACCTCCTGGCAGACAGCAAAAAGTATAGAACTCCCCTTCACCTGAATTTTGAAGATCTGGAGAGAAAGTACTGGAAGAGCCGCCTCTATGACTCACCAATTTATGGTGCTGACATCAGTGGCTCCTTATTTGATGAAAACACTAAAGAGTGGAACCTGGGACACCTGGGAACCATTCTGGACCTGTTGGAGCAGGAATGCAGAGTTGTCATTGAGGGTGTCAACACGCCCTACCTGTACTTTGGCATGTGGAAGACCACTTTTGCGTGGCACACGGAGGACATGGACCTTTACAGCATCAACTACTTGCACTTTGGGGAGCCCAAAACGTGGTACGCGGTGCCCCCTGAACATGGGCAGCGCCTGGAGCGCCTGGCCAGGGAGCTTTTCCCGGGCAGTTCCCAGGGCTGTGAGGCCTTCCTGAGGCACAAAGTGGCCCTCATCTCGCCTACAGTCCTCCATGAGAATGGCATCCCCTTCAACCgcatgactcaggaggctggtgAGTTCATGGTGACATTTCCCTATGGCTACCATGCTGGCTTCAACCATGGCTTCAACTGTGCGGAGGCCATCAATTTCGCCACTCCGAGGTGGATTGATTATGGCAAAGTGGCGTCTCAGTGCAGCTGTGGGAAGTTCAGGGTTAGCTTCTCCATGGACCCCTTTGTGCGCATCCTGCAACCCGAGCGCTATGAGCTGTGGAAATGCGGACAGGACAGGGCGGTAGTGGACCACACTGAGCCTACAGCGCCTGGTAGACAGGCGATGACCACCTGGAGGGACGTCCTTTCACGTAGGAAAGCTTCCCCCAGCCTGAGACAGTTCCCACTCTGGCAAGACCCAGCAGCTCTGGACCACACCAAGCCCACCTCATCAGCAAAACAGAAACAGGTTCCTGGGAGACTGGCGCCTAGCCTGAGACACCTCCGCAGGCAGCAAAAAAGATGCCTCAAATGTCCTGTAGCCACAGGCTGTGGGAGCCGTGGCTGCACCCCAATATGTCCTGCGACCTGTAGCAAGTCATCCCCAAATGGTTATATGCAGCCCAGGGCTACAGTTAAAGGTTGCTTCTCAAAGTCTAGAAGGATCCGGTCAAGGACCAGAACTGTCAATCCTCTTTGTTCTTGGGAATTGGAGGCTCCTGAGCCTACTGTCTTGACACAGACCAAAGGACTCCTAATGGTGGCCACAGGGAACAAAGCTTCAGGTTCTGAGCATCAGCCCTTGCCTGAGGATAGGGCTTTGATGAAGGATTCTGTATCTGTGAGATCTGGGCCCTATTTTCCTGCCAAGGCTTCTGGATGTTGCTGTGCCCCTGATCTTCAACCCTTGGGTCCCCCACTGGATCCTGAGGAACCAATGCACCCTGGCCCATGCTTGCAATCTCTGGATAACATCACGCTGAATCTCCCTGAAATTGTCCCACTGACTCCTCCTGACTTCATTCCACCTGTAAGAGTTGCCAAGGATGCTACTGGGGACTGCATGACACCTGCTGATGTTGTAGGCTCCGACCACTTTTATTCCTCTATGTTTCTGGATCCAGTGGATGCCTCCAGGATCTTCTTGCCACTAGAGGGATTTGAACCTTTGAGTTTGGAGAAGCCTTGGCCACCAATGGATGCTGTTAATCTTGGCTACTGAGTATATTGCAAATGTGACTGTCTTTGACCCCTTGTCCTAGTGTTTTGGTTCAAATATTAATTGTACCCCTGAACTCATTCAGAAGAATTAGTCCTGTATGAGTGTTATTGTTTACCTATAATGTGTCCAATAAAAGCTCAAGTGttaaaaaatgcaataattttcaTAAGAGAAATGATTAAATCACAATAGGTATGACTTCATCATTGAATTAATCTagtgatatggattaactgggtcaAAACTGTGGGCACATAAGGTGTGGCTAGAGAAAAGCAGATCACTGGGGGCCTTTTGATGAGTATtgattttctctctctgcttcctggttattttgttctgagctgcttttctctcccacactcttccactgcaatgttctgcctcactgaggcccagagctatggagctgACCAGCCATGGAACGTatgaaaccctgagccacataAATGttccctaagttgttcttgctgggtcttttgttcacagtgatgaaaaacctgattaaaaaaatgaatcttatGTTAATGGTTTTAAGAGTATGGAGAGTTAATCTGTGTATAGTGTTTAAGGGTGGGACCTTTAGAATATGATTAGTTTAGATTAGGTCCTTAGGATCCAGCTGTCATCATAGAATCCTAGTTATTCCTTGCTCCATAATATTAGGAAGGCTCTGAGGTCAGTAGATGATAGGGATTTTTGAACCCCTCTCAACAGACCAGGTCTCCATCATTACATcccaaaaccctagaaaaagaagacaacCCAACATCAAATGTAgttgaagaaaggaaataattaaaatcagggcagaaatcaatgaatttgaaacaaaaaaaatcaaaaaattggcaaaacaaaGCTggttttctgaaaaaataaaataaaattgataaacacttagCCACCCTAacaaaaaggagggagaaaactcaaattactaaaattcatgatgaaaaaggaagtaCCTCAACAGACATTATTGAAATacgaaagaaaattagaaagtattttgaaaatttctatttcagtaaaatagaaaacctagaAGACAACGACAAATTtttagaggcatatgatcaacccaaactaGTCAAGAAGCCATACACAATGTATACAAATCAATTTCAATCAAGGAAATAGAATATGCCATCAAAAAcctaccaaacaagaaaagcccaggaccagacaaattcacagctgagttctacaagatttacgaggaagaattaatatcaatactcctcaaattattctatgaactagaaaaggaaggaaccctttcaaactcattctatgaagctggtATCATCCTGagaccaaaaccaggcagagacacatcaagaaaagaaaatttcagaccaacaTACCTGATGAACACttatgcaaaaatcctcaatatggTCACTTGTTGACTGAAATGTCTATATATTGAACATGTCTGAGATTGTTCAGAGCAGTGTTGTTTGGAAGGGGTCAAAAGTGGGAAGAATCCAAATGCCCATCAAGAGCAGAAATACTTAGTTTGCTGAACACCTTATGGTAGGAAAGCAATACCAAGTATAGCCACATAAAGCAATATCAAGGTATATAAAGTtacaatatataattatgttttatataaaactGTGCAATGCtataaaatactcaaaattttAACTTTGTACTGCTAAGGAAAATTAAGCTCTTAAAATTAGACCAGGGGTGAGTCTAGGAGAGAGATGGGGCTCTGATCTGTGGAAGAAGAGAACAGTCATGTGCAGGGCAAGTTTTGCTTCTTGACGCGGATGGGGCCCCACTTTTGTTCACTGTGTTATTTGTTAAtggtacatatatattttgtaaatgtcCAATAAATATGTTACAttgcacaattttaaaaaacatcaagTGGTTTCTGTTCTAAAGCATGTAAGAAGCAAATAATCATTGACACAATCATTTgatttatgttgtattttattgttttgtagaCTTTTAAATACCCTGATTGTATTTCTAAACTTCCTTCCTAATAttgttttggaaaaatattgaatttttaagtgTTTCAGATTTACATAAATATTAAGCATAGAACAGAGACTGCCATGCAACACCCCTTCCATATACCTACAACttccttatttgtttgtttgtttattggtactgGGTATATAACCCAGGGACGCtgtattactgagctacatcccagcccacttttatcttttctttggagacaaggtctcactaaattactgaggctggcctcgaacttgcaatgcTTCTGTCAGCCTCTGGAATTGATGGggttataagtgtgtgccaccctgCCAGGCAACTCCCCTCAACATTAACATCTTGCATTCGTTGCATTTGTTGCAAATTAATAATCAAAATCAATGAATTCTTGATAATTAAAAGCCTTTTTTCATTCATATATCAGATTTCCCTTGGTTCAAACTGGAGAGTCCTTGCCTAACATATTTCCCTATTCTTGAGCCTAGCGTCTGTTTTCTGTTGCAGCATCCTGACTGAAGCACCACATTACATCTAGTTTGCACCTCTCCTTAGTTCTCTTTTGGCTTTGAGTTTCTCAGGCTCTGCCTGGTCTTGAGGAAACATGAGGCTTTTGAGGGAATCTGGTCTGGCATACTATAGGATGTCCCTCAATTGGACTCTGATGTCTTTCCCATGATCAGCTGGGGTAGTTGTGTTTTCTGCTCTGTTCATCACTTTACATCACATTACTTCACATCACATCACATCAACGGTACACTCTATCAACATGACTCAGGACTCAACGTTGACCTGGCCAGAACAGTCATTTTCAGGTTTCTCCACTGTGGAGTTAACTAGtatgccctccccaccccctcccttgaTAGCCATAGGCACTGTTCAATGACAAGAGTAAGGACAGGGACAATGCTCCCCTCTTCAGGGCTGAGCCTCTGTGGAATTTATTTGAATTCTTCTGCAGGAGAAATTTGTCTCTTCTCCCCTTTTTTCAATGTATTCTATCATTTATGTATCTCTGTACCACCTTAGAGACACTGATTTTGTACCATGGATTATAATTGTACACTCTCTTCCTTTTGCTCCTGGTCAATCCAACTGTGATCAGTGGGGCCATTTTCATTAATGGTTTCTGCTTCCCTTTGATATACCTGCCCatgtttttgtttgcatttggcaCCTTCTCATTTTCAGGCAATGCAAAAAGCTTCAGTCTCATGTATTTCCTTGCCCAGACCTAGAAACTTCTGGTTCATCAGTGTTGTcgcttcttcattttatttttctttaaaaaatatcagattgCAGTTTTATTAATCATctcaatttcatatatttttcccctttatcATTTTATCAGTATTTTTATACTTCATTGACTTTTGCttggtttgtttttcatttcttttcactcAGTTTAACaaagatgaataatttttttaagaaatgtggatattaaattttaagtaaatatgtagttttatagttttaatgttatttaattaTGATCAACTGCTCAATATTGTCTGAAATTTTTATAGATGTTTTTTGTAGTTCTGCATGGTTAAGTTTtgcaaacattttatatatattagaaagtattttttattcattgcttTTTGTGTTTGTTGCAGATGATGTGATGAAACTTGTTTAGTTGTTCATACTTGATGacattgtttctttccttttctactcTGTCAGCTTCTGAGGGTGTCAAAATAAAGCACTATTCCAAGCCTGGTAGAAGATTGGTCAGATTTACCTTGTGGCTCTCAGACTTGGTTCTCTAGGTTTCGCTGCTGGCTGGTTAGCTGCCAAAGTTCACCACTGCAGTTTGCTCCTTCAGAGCTTTTCTTTCCAATAGCTATGAAAATCTCTCTTTGATCCCACTGATCTATCTGACATTAATATTGCTATGCTAGGTTGGTTTGTTTctgcccctttctttcttcctgtttcttttcttttttctttctttctttcttttttttctttttttttttttttttttgtactggtgattTGACCCAGGAAAgtcttaccactgagctttattcccaagctttttcttttttatttggagactgggttttccTACATagccaaagctggcctcaaacttgcaatcctgcttcagcctcctgcctAAGGGGCTGTGCTAAGAGGTGAGTGCTACTACAGTTTGATATGTCAGGTTCCTTTGCTTAATTCTAGACTGTTTGTCTTTTCCCATCCTTAATGTTCAATCTCTTCACTGGATTTTATTTGATTGAATTAAGAAAAGAGGAGGGTGGATGGCATTGGATTAGGTGGGGTGGTGATTCTAGAACTCAGCTCTGAAATAACCTCCCGTGGGTGTTGATAGTATTAGAGCAAATCTCAGGTATAAAACCAGGTCCTCAGGGTCTGGGCTTCCTGTGGACAGTAGGTGTGCAGAGGAAGCCTTCTCTGTGTGCTGGAGTGTCTCCACCTGGATCTAGAATTTGCTGGGGAAGGTAGGTCCCTCTGTTTCTCCGGTGGGCCTTCTTGGATATTTTACTTTTGAGGAAATGTTACCACCATGTTGTTGGTAAGATTCAACAATACTTTTAAAACCAAGGACCTCTGATAAATTTATGGCAGTATCTCCTATTTTATCACTGTGATTTATTTCGTAGTCTTttcaaagaaatcatttttttcttttttgttgtcatCTATATTAGGTGTTaggttttttattgtttatggttcattttatgccctgatttaaaaaagaatttttaaatattaattctttgaatttcctttttaactgtatctaattttattaaagatatttaatttttttttttttggtaccaggaattgaatccagtgtcaTTTACCCTctaagctacctccccagccaccccccccccccccgctttttttcatttagagacaggtcttgctaagttgcttagggctttaaacttgcaatcatcctgcctcagcttcctaaactgctgggattataggcgtgtgccatcatgcctggctgttaaagatattttgttttttataaaattggTACTGTGGGCAGGACATGGCAGACTGTCATTAATAGTATACAATAATGTTAAAACTCCttcttggggggctggggatgtggctcaagcggtagcgcattgCCTGGAATGCACTGCagcgctaggttcgatcctcagcaccacatacaaataaaaacgTTATGTCCtcggaaaaaataaatattaaaaaattctctctctctctctctctctctctgtctgtctctctctctttctctctctctctctatttaaaaaaaaactccttctTGGAGGGAATACTAAAATCAGAAAGTCATAAGACCAAATGATTTATTTATGAGATGCTCTGAATAGGGAGAGTTTAGAGTGAGGGTTGGTATTTCAGCTTTAGCATGATGTTTAACAGCTTTTCACAAGCCAACCCTGACTTGCAGGAATTTGGAACCTCCTGTCTTAACTCTGGGAGTTACAGGTGGGATCAAAAGTGTAAACTACTCTGCCCAGCAACTCCCCTTAATATTAATATCTTGTATTCCTGTGGTATATTTGTTACAAATAAAGAACCCATATCAGTGAGTTCTTGATAATTAAAAATCTTTGTTCATTCATATAGTAGATTTCCCtcagtttgggctggggatgtggctcagtgtagaatCCTTGCCTAACATATCTCCCTATTCTTGAGCCTAGGGTCTGTTTTCTATTGCAGCATCCTGATGAAAGCACCACATGAATCTAGTTTTCACCTCTCCTTACCTCTCTCTTGGCCCTGACACTTTCTCAGGCTCTCCCTGGTCTTAAGGAAACATTTATACAGAAACTTGAGGATTTGGGGGAGAGCTGGTCTGACACACTGTAGGATACCTCGAGTGAACTCTGATCAGTCTTTCCTATGATCCGATGGGGTAGCTgtgtttcttccctttttatcACATCTTATCATTTCCAGGGTACACATTATCATCATGACTCAAGACTCCACACTGACCTGGCCAAAATAGTGGTTGTCAGGTTTCTCCACTGTGGAGTTACTATCATGCactccccaccccttcccctgCTAGCCATATGCACCTCTGGAAGGAAGTCACTGTTCAAGGACAAGAGTAAGTACAGGGACAATGCTCTCTTCTTCAGGGCAGAGCTTCTGTGGAATTTATTTGAATTCTTTTGCAGGAGAAATTtgtctcttctctcccttttttctcaAGTTATTCTAtcatttatgtatatctatatgaAGTTAGAGAGATTTATTTTGTACCTTGGCTGGAATTGTATACTATTTTAGCTTGAAGTGGTggtacccacctgtaatcccagcaactcaggaggctgagggagtcaatgggattatagatgtgtgccaccatgcccagaaacTCCCCTTAATATTAACATGTTGCATTTGTGTGGGACATTGGTTACAATTAAAGAACCAAAATTGGTGAGTTCTTGATAATTAAAAACTTTGTTTATTCATATAGTAGATTTCCCtcagtttgggctggggatggaggatagtgagttcaaagccagcatcagtcACTTCATAAGACCCtaaacaatttagggagaccctgtctcaaaataaaaagtaataagggCTCCAGATGTGGCTCATTGATTATGTGCCtccgggttcaattcccattactaacccccccaaaaaattgttttaatttggtCAACTCATTTGAACTCTGGTCTTTGAGAGCCATTTCCAATGGTTTCTGTTTCTCTTCG
This portion of the Ictidomys tridecemlineatus isolate mIctTri1 chromosome 4, mIctTri1.hap1, whole genome shotgun sequence genome encodes:
- the LOC101965589 gene encoding lysine-specific demethylase 4D; the protein is MKSVHSGTQTRSSTIMTFHPTMEEFSDFNNYIAYMESQGAHRAGLAKVIPPKEWRARQSYDDVSDMLIPTPLQQVVFGKAGMFTQYHKKKKAMTVGEYHLLADSKKYRTPLHLNFEDLERKYWKSRLYDSPIYGADISGSLFDENTKEWNLGHLGTILDLLEQECRVVIEGVNTPYLYFGMWKTTFAWHTEDMDLYSINYLHFGEPKTWYAVPPEHGQRLERLARELFPGSSQGCEAFLRHKVALISPTVLHENGIPFNRMTQEAGEFMVTFPYGYHAGFNHGFNCAEAINFATPRWIDYGKVASQCSCGKFRVSFSMDPFVRILQPERYELWKCGQDRAVVDHTEPTAPGRQAMTTWRDVLSRRKASPSLRQFPLWQDPAALDHTKPTSSAKQKQVPGRLAPSLRHLRRQQKRCLKCPVATGCGSRGCTPICPATCSKSSPNGYMQPRATVKGCFSKSRRIRSRTRTVNPLCSWELEAPEPTVLTQTKGLLMVATGNKASGSEHQPLPEDRALMKDSVSVRSGPYFPAKASGCCCAPDLQPLGPPLDPEEPMHPGPCLQSLDNITLNLPEIVPLTPPDFIPPVRVAKDATGDCMTPADVVGSDHFYSSMFLDPVDASRIFLPLEGFEPLSLEKPWPPMDAVNLGY